The Arctopsyche grandis isolate Sample6627 chromosome 12, ASM5162203v2, whole genome shotgun sequence genome includes the window tgtttttttgtgcgCTTTGAAAtttctcaatatatatatatatatgtaaattccgCAATTAAGTACACGAGAGCAACAATTATTCGATGCAATATATGATATTTAGTTCAATAAATGAAATACAATTTATTCATTACcatgtataaattattttgcattattataattgtaaatatataataataatacttgtaataTATTACTAATTAGTACGCACGCCATTTCCAAAGCAATTGAAAGAggcaatacatattttacattctacttaaattcattattttgtttttttcattcCATTGTTTCGTGctatttttacattctcttcaaaacaaaaaaaaaacaactcttGTATCATTCATTAAtacgtataattattttttagtattaaaattcatcgtaTAATCAATTGAAATATTCTATTTTAAGATATGTAAGGTATCTATTTAttcttatataaatgtatttaattaatatttcattttaagcaTGATATGTAGTTTTCACATTACGTATTAAAAAGTGGTACTTGATGACTGTGActgaattattgtatttattacgtTACACGATCTTCACTTTATTTCTTACATTATCGACAATCAAACATTGTgagttttaatattttgattaaaattttaaatattacttagacattaattgtatattacatttttaatagatatttcccccccccccccctttcatattatcgtatattataataaaataccttACATAGAGGCATAAATTTTACGAATTCTTATAGATTTTATGGATTTCACATTAAATGATTAAACAACAAGGTatcttttgtaaataaataggaagaataatcaattttttttctttctattttaaacttatatgtgtatattcaaaaaataaaatctttaataatattaaaattttatcggtgtaatttttattgaaattttcatcgtgTTTCTGTTggtgatttttaatattataaaatcaaaaatatatacttatctTTCGTTGTTTGAACATTCAAAAAGTCAAATACAAAACTCCTCATACACAGTATGAGAACTATAAACGGAACGCTTCGCATATTTCATAAACTATTACGCCGTATATGTGTCTTAAATATATTATGgcacaaataatattataatatgtatgtcgatttatatattttttcatcatatattatatattggggGGATTCGGGGAGAGAtctatgtatacaaaaattattttcataaatcacATATTTGCATAATGATTGGATAGTTGAATGCTACAGCAAAGATTCTCTCATAGCTCTGTGTATAGTATTAGAATTCTCATACAAACCTCTAATAAAACGGTGTTTGCGTACTTAATAAGAAACATAATCggtgtattttgtaaaattgtgtCTTTTCATATTTCATCATCGGAGCGGAGGGGCTGACACGTTTTTCCAATCACTGagctttttgtaatttttactgTTTGAAAGTATTAtttctaattaaataataatgaaaaaaaaaataataaaccagTGATACTTGACTATGTGATACTATGTAAAAGTCTTAGACTTTTTTTGCTTAACTAAAAAGAAAAGTATTTTAAACGTGTTTTACTAGCGAGCTATGTCTATGTATATTTGTAGGTTTCATCAGAATGTTTTTAACAAACAACAATAACcatatgtattgaaattgataaaaaaaaaatatatatatattatagcgttgttattatataaaatcattaataaatgtccaaaattatataaaacactaTAAACGTTGAAACgtcatttgattgaataaattttaagacTGATACTAATCAGTACAAATCAGTAATTTTGcgtttatttcaaaaaaaaaaatatatttatatatatatatatatgtacataaaatattatcacTAGATCAGTTTAGAATGTTGGTTCATTTTTCAATGACTAAAATAGTATGcatatataatcaaaatatatttttctctgttaataatataaaataaggtttgaatgaaatattaaatacagcTATGTATTAAAACAAGTTtaccttgtaataaaaagttGTTTATTCCAGTGTTTCGTAGACTTATAAAATTCACAGATTATTAAGTTATAAGTATCAAATTTCGATTATTAGATTTTGAGTGTTTCTGACAATGCCATACATTTATCATTTCAATAGGTAGTTTCGAAagtttgtaatattattaagaAACACTGGTTTATGATGTCCTACGtggatgattatataatacatatatgtatatttaaatgtttgcaTGTTTTACTgaaattgttataatacatattctcATAGTAAACATTTCAAATACAGTTGATATTCACTTCTTtgtaataatgtatatatttaatggaCAATGCCTTCAAAGCtttattaattgtttaatattttgtcCGACGCCGATGCAGATTGGTCTCGCCGATCGGACTCTCCGATTGACGATTTTTGGATTTGTTTAAAAGAGCCGGCGACGGAGGTAAAACTTAAGTTCAACTTCATTTTCAACTAAGCGTCTTGTGTAAGAAATTTTAAACTTGCATAATTGGAATGAGCCTTGTTATATACATTTTcgctattatgtattttatattatattatatatatatatatatatatatatatatatatatatatatatatatatatatatatatatatatatatatatatatatatatatatatatatatatatatatatatatatatatatatatatatatatatatatatatatatatatatatatatatatatatatatatatatatatttatatatatatatatatatatataaatgcttTAACTTTTagtaatagtatgtatgtatatatattatatatatatatatatatatatatatatattatatatatatatatatatatatatatatatatatatatatatatatatatatatatataatatatatatatatatatatatatatatatatatatatatatatatatatatatatatatatatatatatatatatatatatatatatatatatatatatatatatatatatatatatatatatatatatatatatatatatatatatatatatatatatatatatatatatatatatatatatatatatatatatatatatatatatatatatatatatatatatatatatatatatatatatatatatatatatatatatatatatatatatatatatatatatatatatatatatatatatatatatatatatatatatatatatatatatatatatatatatatatatataatatatatatatatatatatatatatatatatatatatatatatataatatatatatatatatatatatatatataatatatatacatacatactattactAAAAGTTAAAGCACTGCAAAATGTGATTATTCAATCAAAAGATTAACATctctgatatataatatattgtgtacttatatgattgttttccatattgccaaattgtttatataataaattcatatgtCTTATCttcttctaatctataatttggaaagagactttgtatgtatgtaaatatccttggtcttcgtcgttttcgtcgttttcgtcgtcgtcgtcgtcgtcgtcgtcgtccgtagatcggtgacgtcatcgaacacgtgattcgattttttttttttcgatccatgggcgccgatttgtttttttcgtttcaatggattcacccccgcgggggcgcaaggcgagtagcttcatggggccccgccaggggcgccacaaggggcgcagccccgtggggctcaaaagggggcgccacaaggggcgcagccccgtggggctcaaaagggggcgccacaaggggcgcagccccgtggggccccgaagggggcccggggggcccagcctcatggggcgcagccccatggggctcaaaagggggtgccacaaggggcgcagccccgtgaagccccgaagggggcgcggggggcccagcctcatggggcgcagccccatggggctcaaaagggggcgccacaaggggcgcagccccgtggggccccgaagggggcccggggggcccagcctcatggggcgcagccccatgaggctcaaaagggggcgccacaaggggcgcagccccatggggctcaaaagggggcgccacaaggggcgcagccccatggggctcaaaagggggcgccacaaggggcgcagccccgtggggccccgaagggggcccggggggcccagcctcatggggcgcagccccatggggtgccacaaggggcgcagccccgtgaagccccgaagggggcccggggggcccagcctcatggggcgcagccccatggggctcaaaagggggcgccacaaggggcgcagccccgtggggccccgaagggggccccgaagggggcccggggggcccagcctcatggggcgcagccccatggggctcaaaagggggcgccacaaggggcgcagccccgtggggccccgaagggggcccggggggcccagcctcatggggcgcaagccctaataggcattaactaaggggggcgaagccctagacggcaattaatcatgggggcgcggaggggcgaagccctaaaaggcaactgatcatgggggcgaagccttagacggcatttaatcatgggggcgcggaggggcgaagccctaaaaggcattaactaaggggggcgaagccctaaacggcaattaatcttgggggcgcggggggcgaagccctaaaaggcaactgatcatgggggcgaagccttagacggcatttaatcatgggggcgcggaggggcgaagccctaaaaggcattaactaaggggggcgaagccctaaacggcaattaatcttgggggcgcggggggcgaagccctaaaaggcaactgatcatgggggcgaagccttagacggcatttaatcatgggggcgcggaggggcgaagccctaaaaggcattaactaaggggggcgaagccctaaacggcaattaatcttgggggcgtggggggcgaagccctaaaaggcaactgatcatgggagcgaagccttagacggcatttaatcatgggggcgcggaggggcgaagccctaaaaggcattaactaaggggggcgaagccctaaacggcaattaatcttgggggcgcggggggcgaagccctaaaaggcattaactaaggggggcgaagccctagacggcatttaatcatgggggtgcggaggggcgaagccctaaaaggcattaactaaggggggcgaagccctaaacggcaattgctcatggggcgtggaggggcgaagccctagaaggcaaaggctcaggggggcgccgagggcgaagccctagaaggcaaaaaaaattttgattttttttttttgattttttaaaaaaaaattttttaattttttttttatttttttttaatttttttttttaatttttttttttgattttttttttatttttttttatttttttttttaattttttaatttttttttaatttttttttttttttaattaaattagcttagtcatgtttaagcggtttatattataaacactgagcgaagccgggtaatacagctagtatattatataataaatctatACTTGAATGATGTTTTTAAATGACGAATGTAGAAATTGTTACTATAATAGTTAGTTCCAAATTATTTGTAtgtcacttttttttttcaaatataaattcataaagatttaaatattcttttgtttttttttcgatcttccAAATGTCATACTTTTCAGCATTAATGATAGTCGATAAAACAGTTCCCTACATAACTTacgttttcaaaatattaagtactagtggttttacccggcttcgctcggtatttgtaatataaaccgcttaaacatgactaatctaatagtaaacattcattcgtttttttattaaatttatttgaatcgaaaaaaataatattcaacaacaaccaatcagaaatgaatgatttgtttatatataaggGAGTTGAAACTGAAATTGGAACCGGGAATCAGAACTAAAATTGGAATTGGAAATGAAATAGGAatccagatccggaactgaaaaaaggaatccagaaacggaaatgaaacaggaatcgggatccggaactgaaacacgaatccggatccagaactgaaaaatgaatctagatccggaactgaaaaagcaaTCGATATAGATATCGTCTtcataaaaaatttgatttttcctATAACAttattctacgaaccaaaacttacatacatacatacatacgaaattatatattagatttttcacaatattaaaatttacatagatatatatcaattgtaaaaaaaataaaagaatttttctgtaatataatacaaatatttctcGAAGTACAACATTTCATCTTtggcttatattaaaaaatatcactttCATAATCAATTGTGGCTTtttaaagggggggggggagaatcTTCTAAACAGTTTGAAAATCGAAACTGTATGGtttaaaatatgacaaaaaattttatttaataacaattttccattaaaaaaaaacattgatagAAAAATACCAATATAATTTGGTCAACCATCAAAACTCATTGATAATAACTGTAAAgacaattgaaaatttttgatttcttacAAATGAGGAGTTacggaaaaaaattaaagaaagcaAACTCAAAAAACTGAttcaaacattgaaaaattttaaatgaaaaccttTCTGGAATTCTGAAAAAATTTGCTTACTCCAGGTAAGTCAACAAGGAAAAGAAGTAAACTATCCAAACTtggatatattttcaaaaaaacctATCATTGCTTCCTACGAATGATTGATTGTTAACACTTTAAAAGATTTCATCAATCAGAATAAGCCCatagttcaataaatcaaactatttttttttaagtatacgATAACACCGAACTGCGTCATAAATCGAGAAAAACCTGTACCTTCTTTATTAAATTGCgacacatataataaatacaattctgtaaacaatacaataatattgcTATCACAAATGTAGGGTCCGCTTTGCACGGTAGACCAGTCAATAGATTACATTATCAATTTGTCAATTACACATTTTAAACTTAAACGtacgtatttaaataaatataaacaaatatttgaacatatgtttgtatacactATATCACAATATACAAAAGCTACGTACAAAATATCTGCACGCAACTTCATCACTTGCCTCTTCTGTAACTGCCGTTGAGCGAGGACAGTATGTGCCTTAATCTTCCATACCCAAGCGAGTCTCTCTCCTTCCTGAGCTCTTCCTTGAAGGTCACCCACTCTTGCCGAATTTTTGGATCCTTCGGACCCCATTTAGGTGAACTTCTGAAGCACTTCCTGACCGTCTACACCGCAAATAATAACAACGTTATTTTTAAACACAAcattaatcataataaaaagtCACCAATGTTGACTTGCCTGCAACCAAGTGCCTTCCTTATTTCTGACGAAGCTTACAAAAGCCCATATTGGAATTTGCAACAGTCCAATTACTAGAAGTGTCCATCCGCTGGCTGAAAATTAAGTTCGTTTATACATTGGACCTTTTCTAGTATTAAACCATGatgcaatttaaaatatactacTCACCATGAGCACTCACTGGCATTTCTTTGCTACCATACTTGAGCGGCTCATCGTTTATGAAACCGTACAGAAAAACGAACCACATCATCAACGGAGTGATAACTCCCCAACACCACCGCCAATATACTGATATTTTCCTTCCAGTCATGAATTCCAAGTCTTCACAAAAGTCTTCCAATccttaatttattacaaaactcaataatatacataaaaaacactATAAATACAACATTAGATGACATGGCACTTACCATAAAACCAAAATATTCCTGCAATTTCAGCAATAGCCATACCCAATATAAGGAAAGTTCCACCGAATTTATCTACTAGAGTTAAAATGAATTGTCCACCCTAAATATAAtcaatacattattaaaatttgattgaaactatgtatgtatatgttattcaATTGAAACGAAGTAAAATATACTCACTGGTGTGACGTAAATCAAGCCGATCAAAAATCCTGCTGTACAAGCAATAAGAGATACCTGCCAATAGCGCATAGTCTTACGATAATGATCAGCTAATACTGTAACTATAGCACTTTGCAACGATACAGCACTTCCCAAACCCAAAACGAACAACATCAAGAAGAATAATACTGAGAAGacctaaaaataatacatagtatcaaaaaatatattcatatatacactagtgttgtgcccgatgaaatatcatcgcatgagttatggcatattaagttataaaataaaaagaaatgtgtcagtcctgtgttctataataccttttaaatgtatttaattgtttaatatgaaaaaatggtaaaaactacctacatataaacaatataaaacaccaatagaaaaatgaattaattaaataaattttcaatagatggcgctaaatgctcagagacttatttctctagaggaaacattggtagcaaacagtatacatatataaagaagtTTTTTGGTGATCtgttatgttcgtattatattcgtacgttttgttggcaatgttttaactgtgacgtacatatgttggatcgaaatgactattagggcgaaaacacacagcgaaacatgcgaaaaaaaaaagttttttgaaaacatacctcttctataatttgtatatcaaattattattttgattaaaaataccaataatttaattttactacctccatctatgtttaaaactaagaactggatagacgtcaggcacttttcagaaattcaaatttcaaacgcgtcttacacgatatttttgcaccatcgtaatggtggaggatccatttacttatattgatgtttaaaatgagcaatatggcaaagtatgaaaacgatcggataagaggcaaactttttcctgaattgtaatcgtaagtgaaacgtaaagaaggtatgtaaaaatggaccatgccttgcacatattcatggaacgcccagcatGCCCCGACCCAAATTGACCCCCTGGACTGTTTTTGGTAAAATTGTGTCCTTGTATTTatacttgcttgacagtgatcgataagtgtttcccatatttgaagaaatgtaggagaccccccacagcggggagccaatcacacgatgtgccgttcattgctgtgtgttttcgcccttatagcacggcgagcgttatctcacacagaataacgctattatatatatgatgatttaATAGAATCAGTTAAAGAAACTTACTTGTGGAGCACCTTCGAACTTTGCAATGGCGTCTGGATATGAAATGAAAGCCAAACCAGTTCCACCAGCCCCGATgacttttccaatatctttctCTCCCTTTTCATGAGCCAAATTTCCCAAAATTCCGAATATAGTAAAGCCAGCGAGTAAACTGGTGAACGTATCCATCGTTGTCACAATCATGGAATCTCTACAAACCGCCATACAAATCATTACTTCTGTATAAttaaagaattgtaaatatcaCAATGCATTATTATAAGACACACATAagcacatttaaaatttattactcACTACTGGTGGTCCATGGTTTGAGTGCACAAAAATTTGAATGATGCAAACGAGTATATTTACAAAAGTTTTACTTGATAGGgtcaatatgtatatgcaatactGACCTGTACACATTATGAGTAAACTGGTTATATGAGGAGAACATGATGATAGCACCAATGCATACAGACAATGAAAAGAAAGCTTGCGTCACTGCAGCATACCAAACCTATAATACAACAAAAATTGTCTCATTTACACGCTCTCCGTCATCCGTTGTTTCAACAATGGAACGGTAGCCAAATTTATACTGTGCAAAAGTCCCTCATCGACCATCGGCTCACCGAAAAGCTGCtggatatgtattttataaaatgatataTCAATATAACACATGTTTgaaataaaaccatttttttatatacaatagttACTTATTCCATggacacatttttttatgtaacggTGAGGTTTGTGTTTTGACGTtgacaaaatatatgtaatttaatttggacttatttacattaatgactgatttgatttacatttacatcaatgatattatgtatgtatattttaaaaatcttattgAGTAACTGCTGGAATTACATTACATTTCATATGTTTACCAAAACGTATTTGAGACGTCATTTTGATAATCATcaatactttatttatatttgttgacgGAGTAACTTATACACAATGTAAATAGAGAACAGAAGTTCAAATATGATTAGGGCtgccaggcgtcccgattaatcgggattgtcaccggtTTTAAGCCGGGATTGTCACCGGTTTTAAGTGTCCCAGTGTCCCGAACAAACATTTCGGATCATCCAAAAGTCctagttttcaaatttttctattatgcatactttttaagcaatttcaaagataaaaattgatggatttaatataGAAGTAGCAAAGATTTATGAAACATTGACAGATTATTTGAAACAATGGACaataccattaaaaaaaatattgtgttttCTTTGATGAGCTTGCAAAAAATACCAGAATGGTCAGATATTGAAAAAAcagttgaatatttaaatacgaaaaatgttataacaaatgacacatatttgttcaaacaattttttttaccgccatctataaataaaaacaataattttattttactaccgtcatctatgtttaaaactaataaacaaacaatggataaacgtcaacgactatctcgccgggcagatatcaaacgcgtcttacacgatatttttgcaccatcgtaatggcggaggatccatttacttatattgatgcaAACTTttgaggcaaactttttcctgaattgtaatcgtaagtgaaacgtaaaggaagtatgtaaaaaatggaaTTTTCCGCACAATATAAAGATTTATATCGCATAtgctttttcctattatgctgtacattaacattagaataatataatactatgattactaacaaaattaaattaaaattgtaaaatagaaaatgatcagtagatcagtagctattaaaatagatataagatgtattgtgaacataatttcgtaataataaaaagcatttaaaaatcgaaaatatcGCATATGCGAATATATTTTCTCTATACCGGGGTGTATAATGGTAACTCGGAGAGAATATTCTCATGAATGAAGATTCAATAGACTGAGGAATTATAGCTGCTATGGAAAAAAAACACTacgttataaaaaaaagttttttaaaaacatacctcttctataatttgtatatcaaattattattttgaataaaaatacaaataattttattttactaccgccatctatgtataaaattaatgactacgagacgtcaccgagattaaaaattttcgatcttgaaacgcttcttaaacgatattttatctctatccatttacttatattgatgaccaaaatgagcaatatggcaaagtatgaaaacgatcggataagaggcaaactttttcctgaattgtaatcgtaagtgaaacgtaaaggaggtatgtaaaaaaatagacTTTCTATAGATGTATTCTACAGTGCATTGAAAACTATGAtttcaattgttgccaaatgtatgattatgtacttaaaaataaagtagTCTTGCAGAAGGCCAAAtcgaatgaaaaatatacaaattgatgcttaaatttgtttttattcctatttctatattttcgattattttttccTATTCCTGttccaattaataaattataatattaaattatttgttgattttattttcttatgtaatataaattaaaaattaagtagAAGCTAAATAGTAGCCCAAACGAGCCGAAATCTCGGGGAGAGGAAAAAACTAAGTggtcccggtttgacttggaAAAATTCTGGCAGTCCTAAATATGACAGTAATGCATACACGTGTGATGTCACGTCAATAGTGAGACTTGCATTCTGTGTCAAGTAGACTGCGTGTGGATTTATCTAACTTGTTGATATTGTAAAAGTGATACATCTTTGATAATGAACTTTCAATTTGCATTAC containing:
- the LOC143920545 gene encoding sodium-dependent nutrient amino acid transporter 1-like isoform X1 produces the protein MEDVYIKMQNTFVKMQDNVYYSRAMWSFDVIMESILYSKGHVNEAYVATESEKGGEAEKTAENGSIKENAEGGEVDDRPTWSNGMEFLMSCISMSVGLGNIWRFPFTAYENGGGAFLIPYIIVLFIVGKPMYFMEMVLGQFSSRNNVRVWVVTPAMKGIGFGQLLATACIVSYYASLMALTLFYLIQSFKPVLPWTVCLEEWKPECYSASEAGQEGVEGNVSSSELYFLKEVLREYDDIDNGIGVPDWRLTLCLFGAWVGIFLVMVRGVKSSGKAAYFLALFPYVIMIVLLVRAATLEGAVDGILFFISPEWSELLNPKVWYAAVTQAFFSLSVCIGAIIMFSSYNQFTHNVYRDSMIVTTMDTFTSLLAGFTIFGILGNLAHEKGEKDIGKVIGAGGTGLAFISYPDAIAKFEGAPQVFSVLFFLMLFVLGLGSAVSLQSAIVTVLADHYRKTMRYWQVSLIACTAGFLIGLIYVTPGGQFILTLVDKFGGTFLILGMAIAEIAGIFWFYGLEDFCEDLEFMTGRKISVYWRWCWGVITPLMMWFVFLYGFINDEPLKYGSKEMPVSAHASGWTLLVIGLLQIPIWAFVSFVRNKEGTWLQTVRKCFRSSPKWGPKDPKIRQEWVTFKEELRKERDSLGYGRLRHILSSLNGSYRRGK
- the LOC143920545 gene encoding sodium-dependent nutrient amino acid transporter 1-like isoform X3, whose protein sequence is MEMESKGHVNEAYVATESEKGGEAEKTAENGSIKENAEGGEVDDRPTWSNGMEFLMSCISMSVGLGNIWRFPFTAYENGGGAFLIPYIIVLFIVGKPMYFMEMVLGQFSSRNNVRVWVVTPAMKGIGFGQLLATACIVSYYASLMALTLFYLIQSFKPVLPWTVCLEEWKPECYSASEAGQEGVEGNVSSSELYFLKEVLREYDDIDNGIGVPDWRLTLCLFGAWVGIFLVMVRGVKSSGKAAYFLALFPYVIMIVLLVRAATLEGAVDGILFFISPEWSELLNPKVWYAAVTQAFFSLSVCIGAIIMFSSYNQFTHNVYRDSMIVTTMDTFTSLLAGFTIFGILGNLAHEKGEKDIGKVIGAGGTGLAFISYPDAIAKFEGAPQVFSVLFFLMLFVLGLGSAVSLQSAIVTVLADHYRKTMRYWQVSLIACTAGFLIGLIYVTPGGQFILTLVDKFGGTFLILGMAIAEIAGIFWFYGLEDFCEDLEFMTGRKISVYWRWCWGVITPLMMWFVFLYGFINDEPLKYGSKEMPVSAHASGWTLLVIGLLQIPIWAFVSFVRNKEGTWLQTVRKCFRSSPKWGPKDPKIRQEWVTFKEELRKERDSLGYGRLRHILSSLNGSYRRGK